One Malus domestica chromosome 11, GDT2T_hap1 genomic region harbors:
- the LOC103447780 gene encoding probable serine/threonine-protein kinase PBL5: MSCFRCSKKSTKESEKKITHINTNKPNHQVNTNGTVKKELGVEKELGVKKEEAMKDDQLSLDVKELNIIEGSNDGKTTGKRAQTFTFAELAAATGNFRSDCFVGEGGFGKVYRGYLEKINQVVAIKQLDRNGCQGLREFVVEVLTLSLADDPNLVKLLGFCAEGEQRLLVYEYMPLGSLENHLHGLSPGRNVLDWNTRMKIAAGAARGLEYLHEKMQPPVIYRDLKCSNILLGEGYHPKLSDFGLAKVGPSGDKTHVSTRVMGTYGYCAPDYAMTGQLTFKSDVYSFGVVLLELITGRKAIDNTKPIREQNLVAWARPMFKDRKKFSLMVDPLLQGQYPVRGLYQALAIAAMCVQEQPNMRPVITDIVTALHYLASQKYDPRTNPGQTSKRGPSSPRLKSDDDITQIGGDRPERD, from the exons ATGAGCTGCTTTCGCTGCTCGAAGAAATCAACCAAAGAATCAGAGAAGAAAATTACCCACATCAACACCAACAAACCCAATCATCAAG TGAATACGAATGGGACTGTGAAAAAGGAACTGGGTGTGGAAAAGGAACTGGGTGTAAAAAAGGAGGAGGCGATGAAGGATGACCAGTTATCGTTGGATGTAAAGGAGTTGAATATAATAGAGGGTTCCAACGATGGAAAAACGACTGGCAAGCGGGCACAAACATTTACATTTGCTGAACTTGCAGCAGCAACTGGCAATTTCAGGTCTGAttgctttgtaggtgaaggagGATTTGGAAAAGTTTACAGGGGTTACTTGGAGAAAATTAATCAG GTTGTTGCTATTAAACAGCTTGATCGTAATGGATGCCAAGGACTTAGGGAATTTGTTGTCGAAGTATTGACGCTTAGTTTGGCTGACGACCCTAATCTTGTCAAACTGCTTGGATTCTGCGCTGAGGGAGAGCAGAGGCTATTGGTTTATGAATATATGCCATTAGGATCTTTGGAAAACCATTTGCATG GTCTTTCACCCGGAAGGAATGTGCTTGACTGGAATACAAGAATGAAGATAGCAGCTGGTGCTGCGAGGGGTTTAGAGTATCTGCATGAGAAAATGCAGCCCCCTGTTATATACCGTGACCTGAAATGCTCAAACATTTTGCTTGGTGAGGGGTATCATCCAAAGCTATCGGATTTTGGCTTGGCTAAAGTAGGTCCCAGTGGAGATAAAACTCATGTTTCTACTAGGGTTATGGGTACGTATGGGTATTGTGCACCGGATTATGCCATGACAGGTCAGCTGACTTTCAAATCAGATGTTTATAGCTTTGGGGTTGTTCTTTTGGAGCTTATCACAGGAAGGAAAGCTATTGATAATACAAAACCCATCAGAGAGCAGAACCTGGTAGCATGG GCAAGACCCATGTTCAAAGATCGGAAGAAATTCTCATTAATGGTGGACCCGTTGCTTCAAGGTCAGTATCCAGTCAGGGGATTATACCAAGCTCTTGCTATTGCTGCGATGTGCGTTCAAGAGCAGCCCAATATGCGGCCTGTCATAACCGACATAGTTACAGCGCTGCATTACCTTGCATCCCAGAAATATGACCCCCGAACCAATCCTGGTCAAACCTCGAAAAGGGGTCCATCTTCTCCAAGATTGAAGAGTGATGATGATATAACGCAGATTGGAGGTGACAGGCCAGAGAGAGACTGA
- the LOC103447820 gene encoding uncharacterized protein, which translates to MQQRFWSPYSSRVPEDQAFATVGGGAASQQQQPQLKHHHNSTPRASADELPVYDPRSGAGKKEDSSRSVEKWVHAIPVIVFFCLFVLWWFSVSVKVVNIDGRITSVVETEIPLLLNETRIDIAILAAVAMSPVATVPQNLTVNNATEVPSGGRN; encoded by the exons ATGCAGCAGAGATTTTGGTCGCCTTACTCCTCTCGAGTACCCGAAGATCAAGCTTTTGCGACTGTCGGCGGCGGCGCAGCTTCGCAGCAGCAGCAGCCACAGCTGAAGCACCACCACAACAGCACTCCAAGAGCCAGCGCGGATGAACTCCCCGTCTACGACCCGCGATCCGGCGCGGGAAAGAAAGAGGATTCTTCAAGGTCGGTGGAGAAGTGGGTCCATGCCATTCCGGTGATCGTGTTCTTCTGCCTCTTCGTGCTCTGGTGGTTCTCCGTCTCAG TAAAAGTGGTGAACATCGACGGAAGAATTACATCTGTAGTCGAAACTGAGATACCGCTCCTTCTCAACGAGACTCGAATTGATATTGCAATCCTGGCAGCCGTGGCCATGTCACCAGTAGCCACAGTTCCTCAGAATCTCACGGTCAACAATGCAACTGAAGTTCCAAGTGGTGGGCGAAACTGA
- the LOC139189426 gene encoding uncharacterized protein: protein MHVGPVGSVHNKAREAATNLMNQPTLIETAVRKYSDQARKAYRTCLNASIKCTKFLFRQGLTFRGHDESATSSNRGNYSELLQFIADNDDKVREVVMENALRNLKLLASSIKKEIVNSCALETLDAIMDGIKDRFFSILVDEARDVSVKEQMAMVLRYVDDNEHVIERFVGIQHVTDTTSSSLKDAIDTFFSRNGLSISKLQGQGYDGASNMRGELNGLKTKILREQPCAYYVHYFAHQLQLALVAVAKKNIDIASFFATANSVVNHVGASCKRRDLLRQQLQEELVIAFENDCLITGRGLNQETSLKRADNTQWNSYYGTLISIISMFSSVVHVLQMVIDDNPNESAGEANKLMREIRTFEFVFHLFLMKVILGLTNDLSQALQRKDQEIVNAMALVKSCKEKLHWMRNNGFDALVDEISSFCEKHHIDVPNMEEAFILPGRSRRNAPIKTNHHHYRVELFIYVIDEQITELEDRFNEVNTELLICLACLNPKDSYVAFDKPKLLRLAQFYPQDFSDEDRLALEDQLEIYIHYVCSSSDFSQLEGIGDFAKKMVETMMHQVFNYVYLLITLSLVLPVATASVERVFCVMNIVKGPLRNKIGDQWLSDSWLVYIERDIFACIENEAIMLRFQNMKPRHGQL, encoded by the coding sequence ATGCATGTTGGACCGGTTGGGAGTGTTCATAATAAGGCTAGAGAAGCTgctacaaatttgatgaatcaaCCTACACTTATTGAAACGGCAGTGAGAAAATACTCCGACCAAGCTCGTAAGGCTTATCGCACATGCTTGAATGCATCAATCAAGTGCACTAAGTTTTTATTTCGACAAGGTCTTACTTTTCGTGGCCATGATGAAAGTGCCACTTCAAGCAATAGGGGAAATTACTCGGAGCTATTGCAATTCATTGCAGATAATGATGATAAAGTTAGAGAAGTTGTGATGGAAAATGCTCTGAGGAATCTCAAATTACTAGCTTCTTccattaaaaaagaaattgtgaattcatGTGCCCTTGAAACACTTGATGCTATCATGGATGGTATAAAAGATAGATTCTTTTCAATATTGGTGGATGAAGCACGTGATGTGTCGGTGAAAGAGCAAATGGCTATGGTGTTACGTTATGTGGATGACAACGAGCATGTAATTGAAAGATTTGTGGGTATCCAACATGTTACCGACACTACTTCAAGTTCACTAAAGGATGCTATTGACACATTCTTTTCTCGCAACGGTTTGAGCATTTCCAAGCTACAAGGACAAGGTTATGATGGTGCTAGCAATATGAGAGGTGAGTTGAAtggccttaaaacaaagatattgaGAGAACAACCTTGTGCATATTATGTTCATTACTTTGCTCATCAACTTCAACTAGCTCTTGTTGCCGTAGCAAAGAAGAATATAGATATTGCCTCTTTTTTTGCAACGGCTAATAGTGTGGTTAATCATGTTGGAGCATCTTGTAAGCGGCGTGATTTACTTAGACAGCAACTTCAAGAAGAGCTTGTGATAGCTTTTGAAAATGATTGTCTTATAACGGGGCGAGgcttaaatcaagaaacaagtcTCAAACGTGCCGATAACACACAATGGAACTCATACTATGGTACCTTGATTAGCATCATTTCCATGTTTTCATCCGTGGTTCATGTGCTTCAAATGGTTATTGATGATAATCCCAATGAAAGTGCGGGTGAagcaaataagttaatgagagAAATACGtacttttgagtttgtgtttcaccttttcttgatgaaagtcatattgggactcacaaatgatttgtcacaagcattgcaaaggaaagatcaagaaattgtgaatgcaatggctTTAGTGAAATCATGCAAGGAAAAGCTACATTGGATGAGGAATAATGGGTTCGATGCATTGGTTGATGAAatatcttctttttgtgaaaaacatcatATTGATGTTCCTAACATGGAAGAGGCATTTATACTTCCAGGGAGGTCAAGGCGTAATGCTCCAATAAAGACAAATCATCATCATTATCGTGTAGAGCTCTTTATTTATGTCATTGATGAGCAAATTACGGAGTTAGAGGATCGCTTTAATGAGGTAAATACTGAGTTGCTTATTTGTTTGGCATGTTTGAATCCGAAAGATTCATATGTAGCTTTTGATAAACCAAAGTTACTTCGTCTTGCTCAATTTTATCCTCAAGACTTTTCGGATGAGGATCGTTTggcacttgaagatcaacttgagatttatattcattatgtgtgttccagtagtgatttctctcaattggaagggattggtgattttgcaaaaaaaatggtggagacaaTGATGCATCAAGTATTCAATTATGTATATTTGCTCATTACATTGTCTTTAGTTTTACCAGTTGCAACTGCTTCAGTGGAGAGAGTATTTTGTGTCATGAATATTGTTAAGGGTCCACTTAGGAACAAAAtaggagatcaatggttgagtgatagctggcttgtttatattgagagagatatttttgcttgtattgaaaatgaagctataatgcttcgttttcaaaatatgaaacctcGTCATGGACAATTATAG
- the LOC103447819 gene encoding uncharacterized protein: protein MGGSSTNSNHKLQDSEKKSSPALVAPPMIGFRATLTWVLLTVSVLYVIYYSNRLLYDRQDCPTTAVDPSTERHLESISNATTSADLKLGEDHKEGDEESPQVAALYQKPRGYDTELKHIMFGIAASSNLWQKRKEYIKVWWRPNETRGVVWLDKRVRTRRSEGLPEIRISGDTSGFKYTNRQGRRSALRISRVVSETLRLGVKDVRWFVMGDDDTVFIVENVVRILKKYDHTQFYYVGSSSESHIQNIFFSYSMAYGGGGFAISYPLAVELEKMQDRCIQRYPALYGSDDRMQACMAELGVPLTKETGFHQYDVYGDLLGLLSAHPVTPMVSLHHLDVVEPVFPHMTRGKALHHLFQSVKLDSASIMQQSICYDKDRYWSISVSWGYVVQIIRGIMSPRELETPSRTFLNWYRRADYTAYAFNTRPVPKHPCQKPFIFYLSSTRYDQGGKKIIGYYTRHKSPIPHCRWKMASPEVVDSIVVLKRPDPLRWEKSPRRDCCRILPSQKNSTMYLSIDNCRVGEVSEL from the exons ATGGGAGGTAGCAGCACCAACAGCAACCACAAACTCCAAGACTCCGAAAAGAAATCGTCACCTGCACTAGTGGCTCCTCCAATGATAGGCTTCAGAGCCACCCTCACTTGGGTTCTCCTCACCGTTTCTGTTCTCTATGTCATCTACTACTCCAACCGCCTTCTCTACGACCGCCAAGATTGTCCAACCACCGCTGTAGATCCCTCCACCGAACGGCACCTGGAATCCATCTCCAATGCCACTACTTCGGCTGATCTAAAACTCGGGGAGGACCACAAAGAAGGCGACGAAGAATCCCCACAAGTGGCTGCACTTTATCAAAAGCCTCGGGGATACGACACGGAGCTTAAACACATTATGTTCGGGATAGCTGCTTCCTCAAATTTGTGGCAGAAGAGGAAGGAATACATCAAAGTTTGGTGGAGGCCTAACGAGACTAGAGGGGTAGTTTGGTTGGACAAAAGGGTAAGGACTAGAAGAAGTGAGGGGCTACCCGAGATTCGGATTTCAGGAGACACAAGCGGATTTAAGTACACGAATCGTCAGGGGCGGCGATCTGCATTGAGGATTTCAAGGGTGGTTTCGGAGACATTGAGGCTTGGAGTGAAAGATGTGAGATGGTTTGTGATGGGGGATGATGACACGGTTTTCATCGTGGAAAATGTGGTGAGGATTCTCAAAAAGTATGACCACACGCAATTTTATTACGTGGGAAGCTCGTCGGAGAGTCATATTCAGAACATATTTTTCTCGTATTCTATGGCGTATGGTGGAGGAGGTTTTGCTATAAGTTACCCTTTGGCAGTGGAATTGGAAAAGATGCAGGACCGGTGCATTCAGCGCTATCCCGCATTATATGGCAGTGATGATCGAATGCAGGCTTGTATGGCTGAACTAGGCGTGCCACTGACCAAGGAAACTGGATTTCATCAG TACGATGTGTATGGAGACCTACTAGGCCTTCTGAGTGCACATCCTGTGACTCCTATGGTGTCACTTCACCACCTTGATGTAGTTGAACCAGTTTTCCCGCACATGACTCGAGGGAAAGCGCTTCATCATCTATTCCAATCCGTCAAGCTCGACTCGGCTAGTATAATGCAGCAATCAATCTGCTACGATAAAGATCGATACTGGTCCATCTCTGTTTCATGGGGCTATGTAGTTCAAATCATTAGGGGAATCATGTCTCCAAGAGAACTAGAGACGCCCTCAAGAACCTTTCTGAATTGGTATAGAAGAGCTGATTACACAGCATATGCATTCAACACTAGGCCTGTGCCCAAGCACCCATGTCAGAAACCCTTCATTTTTTACTTGAGCTCAACGCGGTATGATCAAGGTGGAAAGAAAATTATTGGCTACTACACCCGTCACAAATCTCCCATTCCTCACTGCCGATGGAAAATGGCGTCACCAGAAGTAGTTGATTCCATCGTAGTCTTAAAAAGGCCGGATCCTCTTCGTTGGGAAAAG TCACCGAGGAGAGATTGTTGTAGAATTCTTCCATCGCAGAAGAACTCGACCATGTACTTATCGATCGACAACTGCAGAGTAGGTGAGGTTAGTGAATTGTAG